Proteins co-encoded in one Dyella japonica A8 genomic window:
- a CDS encoding ATP-binding protein, whose amino-acid sequence MDVLNERDAKREKVWHEHPIICECAVLPTRSVRDAVARVLRITRKARASIAFYADPQTGKSSCIRAIKRELERRIPGVGIVSLEAVDDKQQAEGRLLIGILNAIDFAGKIDRDLAMKREQVKRALIALSGDARHIVIVIDEAQEVSNDEFVWMKAVINGLAESGVKVTTILFGQRELVARKTDLDAHGRSDLAKRFMKKLVPFRGLRVRKDLSTLLESLDKPSGDDGKEACYTSNLFPEAFEGGFRFHNWLGAFWDRLALMVPQKMLSAGLPMDIVAAFLANICMEQKGHDGPEMTISEPVIDKALKLALQD is encoded by the coding sequence ATGGATGTGTTGAACGAGCGTGATGCCAAGCGTGAGAAGGTTTGGCATGAGCACCCTATCATCTGCGAGTGCGCCGTGCTGCCCACTCGCTCGGTTCGGGATGCTGTCGCCAGGGTTCTACGCATAACAAGAAAGGCGCGTGCTTCCATTGCCTTCTATGCTGACCCGCAGACCGGAAAATCCTCCTGCATCCGGGCCATTAAAAGAGAGCTTGAAAGACGCATTCCCGGGGTCGGTATCGTCTCGCTAGAGGCGGTAGATGACAAGCAGCAAGCGGAAGGGAGGCTTCTGATTGGCATCCTGAATGCGATCGATTTCGCAGGGAAGATCGATCGCGACCTTGCGATGAAGCGAGAGCAGGTGAAGCGCGCACTGATTGCTCTTTCGGGAGACGCCCGGCATATCGTTATTGTGATTGATGAGGCACAGGAAGTGAGCAACGACGAGTTTGTATGGATGAAGGCGGTGATCAACGGCCTGGCTGAAAGCGGAGTCAAGGTGACGACGATACTATTTGGTCAACGCGAGTTGGTGGCGCGAAAGACAGATCTTGACGCCCATGGCCGATCGGATCTTGCGAAACGATTTATGAAGAAGCTTGTTCCATTTCGTGGGCTTCGTGTTCGGAAGGATCTGTCGACATTGTTGGAGTCATTGGATAAGCCATCCGGCGATGACGGAAAAGAGGCCTGTTACACCTCCAATCTATTCCCTGAGGCGTTTGAGGGTGGATTTAGGTTCCACAATTGGCTGGGTGCATTCTGGGATCGGCTGGCCTTGATGGTTCCTCAGAAGATGCTGTCCGCTGGTCTTCCCATGGATATCGTGGCGGCGTTCTTGGCGAACATCTGCATGGAGCAAAAGGGACATGACGGACCCGAAATGACGATCTCGGAGCCTGTCATCGATAAAGCCCTCAAGCTTGCCCTGCAGGATTGA
- a CDS encoding helix-turn-helix domain-containing protein, which produces MAAGLSQRVLGINAGLEPSVASARINQYERSTHMPGVGTLANLGLVLDVPLPYFYAEDDALAMCILAFHRGSGAQRRQLVHLAKGINRPKS; this is translated from the coding sequence TTGGCTGCTGGGCTGTCCCAGCGCGTTTTGGGGATCAACGCGGGTCTCGAGCCGTCGGTGGCATCCGCCCGCATCAACCAATATGAGCGCTCGACACACATGCCTGGGGTTGGCACCCTGGCCAATCTAGGACTCGTTCTGGATGTCCCGCTACCCTATTTCTACGCCGAGGACGACGCTCTTGCCATGTGCATCCTCGCCTTCCATCGCGGATCAGGCGCACAACGAAGACAATTAGTTCATCTGGCGAAGGGCATCAACCGCCCGAAGAGTTAA
- a CDS encoding MarR family winged helix-turn-helix transcriptional regulator: protein MEHYNKKNFTVTQSIGFMLSKSRNLVAADLDSALKDLGITSQQMGVILSVARGLAQTPLELSRLLAIDTGLMTRMLDKLELQGWLTRRRSDQDRRVIHLGLTRAGHALAEEASGIAPQVLNRRLRHFSKTEFAELQRLLAKFIDGTDSS from the coding sequence ATGGAGCACTACAACAAGAAGAACTTCACCGTCACGCAGAGCATTGGCTTCATGCTTTCCAAATCCCGCAACCTTGTAGCGGCCGACCTGGATTCAGCCCTGAAAGATCTTGGCATCACCAGTCAACAGATGGGCGTGATTCTTTCAGTAGCTCGTGGTCTGGCACAGACCCCTCTCGAGCTATCTAGGCTGCTAGCCATCGATACTGGCCTGATGACGCGCATGCTCGACAAGCTTGAATTGCAGGGTTGGCTGACACGTCGCCGGAGTGATCAAGACCGTCGAGTTATCCATTTAGGGCTGACCAGGGCCGGTCATGCATTGGCCGAAGAGGCCTCGGGAATCGCACCGCAGGTGCTGAATCGTCGGCTTCGGCATTTCAGTAAGACCGAGTTCGCCGAGCTCCAGCGATTGCTCGCCAAGTTCATTGATGGAACTGACAGTAGTTGA